A genome region from Arachis duranensis cultivar V14167 chromosome 8, aradu.V14167.gnm2.J7QH, whole genome shotgun sequence includes the following:
- the LOC107462139 gene encoding (R,S)-reticuline 7-O-methyltransferase — protein METVISNQSPPTILKSVKDKEEEESLLGQAEIWKYMTCFTDSFALKCAVELRIADIIDRYGKPISLSKIIDNIEDAPSPDASLLLRIMRVLVRKKIFSADKSDNGEILYGLTRASKWILQDTKMTLAPMLLLENHPLHLNPAHFISDIIREGTDKGTAFFRCHGHEQFDLTGLDPEYNKLFNEGMVCTARTVIKAVIEGYKEGFNKIESLVDVGGGLGGSLSEIVRAYPHIKGINFDLPHVVATAPQYDGITHVGGDMFVSVPKADAIYMKWILHDWSDQHCIKILKNCRKAIPENGKVIIVDHVLQPEGNDLFDDTGFAFDMMLLAHNAGGKERTEENWKWLFAETGFPRYNIIKIKALPSIIEAFPN, from the exons AGTGTGAAGGACAAAGAGGAGGAGGAATCATTGCTTGGACAAGCGGAGATATGGAAGTACATGACATGCTTTACCGACTCCTTTGCCCTAAAATGCGCCGTTGAACTCCGCATCGCCGACATCATAGACCGCTACGGCAAGCCCATCTCCCTCTCCAAGATCATCGACAACATCGAGGACGCCCCGTCCCCGGATGCCTCTCTCCTCCTCCGCATCATGAGAGTCCTTGTCCGCAAGAAGATCTTCTCTGCTGACAAGTCCGACAACGGAGAGATCCTCTACGGCCTCACGCGCGCTTCCAAGTGGATCCTGCAAGACACCAAGATGACCCTCGCACCAATGTTGCTCTTAGAGAACCACCCTCTTCACCTCAACCCTGCACACTTCATCAGTGATATCATCAGGGAAGGAACTGACAAGGGAACAGCCTTCTTCAG GTGCCATGGACACGAGCAGTTCGACTTGACGGGATTGGACCCAGAGTACAACAAGTTGTTCAACGAAGGTATGGTGTGCACGGCAAGGACGGTGATAAAGGCTGTGATCGAAGGGTACAAAGAAGGATTCAACAAGATTGAGTCACTAGTTGATGTGGGTGGTGGACTTGGTGGTTCACTCTCTGAAATTGTGAGGGCTTATCCTCACATCAAGGGTATCAACTTCGACTTGCCGCATGTTGTTGCCACCGCCCCTCAGTACGACGGGATCACTCACGTTGGAGGTGACATGTTCGTCTCTGTTCCCAAAGCCGATGCCATTTACATGAAG TGGATTCTGCATGATTGGAGTGACCAACACTGCATAAAGATCTTGAAGAACTGTAGGAAGGCAATACCAGAGAACGGGAAGGTGATAATCGTGGACCATGTTCTGCAGCCAGAAGGAAACGATCTATTCGACGACACCGGCTTCGCTTTCGATATGATGCTTCTTGCACACAATGCCGGAGGAAAGGAAAGGACTGAGGAGAATTGGAAATGGCTGTTTGCTGAAACTGGATTCCCTCGTTACAACATCATCAAGATCAAGGCCCTTCCATCCATCATTGAGGCCTTCCCAAATTAA